From Alphaproteobacteria bacterium, the proteins below share one genomic window:
- a CDS encoding tetratricopeptide repeat protein — translation MLADRYGLPISTDSTVARDAYVAGVDCVLSAEHGAEAHLARALMAQPDLAVAHAALARAHFLMANVAEARASIARAREHAARATPREQAHVDILCTAMEGKPVEALAATRTHLAQHPRDAMVAAPATGVFGLIGFSGRRDREPEQVEFLEILRRHLEDDWWYQSVLAFALEEVGRLDEAQALIERSMATNARNAHGAHIKAHVLYEMGEDRAALDFLESWLPTYPREGLMHCHISWHVAMFALTLGQTERAWQVYEKAVRPGAAWGPALNVATDAPAFLWRAELAGHPRREGEWREIRDYALKSFPKAGIAFIDVHRALACVAAGDGDGVAAIAADLKQRIDSGRSVTGDVVPRLAAGLEAYGRGDWKGAIAVLEPVLVETVRIGGSRAQRDIIENTLLAAYLKDGRPATARFLVENRVDRRPATPVAGLA, via the coding sequence ATGCTCGCCGACCGCTACGGACTGCCGATCAGCACCGATTCCACCGTGGCGCGCGACGCCTATGTCGCCGGCGTCGACTGCGTGCTGTCGGCGGAACATGGCGCCGAGGCCCATCTGGCGCGCGCGCTGATGGCGCAGCCCGACCTCGCCGTCGCCCACGCCGCGCTGGCCCGCGCGCATTTCCTGATGGCCAATGTCGCCGAGGCGCGGGCCTCGATCGCCAGGGCGCGCGAGCATGCGGCCAGAGCCACGCCGCGCGAGCAGGCGCACGTCGACATTCTGTGCACGGCGATGGAGGGCAAGCCGGTCGAGGCGCTGGCGGCCACCCGCACGCATCTCGCCCAGCATCCGCGCGACGCCATGGTGGCGGCGCCGGCCACCGGCGTGTTCGGCCTGATCGGCTTCTCCGGCCGGCGCGATCGCGAGCCCGAGCAGGTCGAGTTCCTCGAGATCCTGCGCAGGCATCTCGAAGACGACTGGTGGTACCAGTCCGTGCTGGCCTTCGCGCTGGAGGAAGTCGGCCGGCTCGACGAGGCCCAGGCGCTGATCGAGCGCAGCATGGCGACCAACGCGAGGAATGCGCATGGTGCGCACATCAAGGCGCATGTGCTGTACGAGATGGGCGAGGATCGCGCCGCGCTCGACTTTCTCGAGTCCTGGCTGCCGACCTACCCGCGCGAAGGCCTGATGCACTGCCACATCTCCTGGCACGTGGCGATGTTCGCGCTGACCCTGGGCCAGACCGAGCGCGCCTGGCAGGTCTATGAGAAGGCCGTGCGGCCCGGCGCCGCCTGGGGCCCGGCGCTCAACGTCGCCACCGACGCGCCCGCCTTCCTGTGGCGCGCCGAGCTCGCGGGTCATCCCCGGCGCGAGGGCGAGTGGCGCGAGATCCGCGACTACGCGCTGAAGTCGTTCCCCAAGGCCGGCATCGCCTTCATCGATGTGCATCGCGCGCTGGCCTGCGTCGCGGCGGGCGACGGCGACGGCGTCGCCGCCATCGCCGCCGACCTGAAGCAGCGCATCGACTCCGGCCGCTCGGTCACCGGCGATGTCGTGCCGCGGCTCGCCGCCGGTCTCGAAGCCTATGGCCGCGGCGACTGGAAGGGTGCGATCGCCGTGCTCGAGCCGGTGCTGGTCGAGACCGTGCGCATCGGCGGCAGCCGCGCCCAGCGCGACATCATCGAGAACACGCTGCTGGCGGCCTACCTCAAGGACGGCCGGCCGGCGACCGCGCGCTTCCTGGTCGAGAACCGCGTCGATCGCCGCCCGGCGACGCCGGTCGCCGGCCTGGCGTAG
- a CDS encoding fumarate hydratase codes for MVDFVYQDMFPLGDDATPYRKLTSDFVGTTTLNGAEVLTVDPEAITTLTAAAFHDISHLLRPGHLKQLASILDDAEATANDKYVALELLKNANISAGGVLPMCQDTGTAIVMGKKGQRVWTGGGDEAAIARGVFKTYTETNLRYSQVAPLSMFKEAQTGTNLPAQIEIYATEGDAYKFLFIAKGGGSANKSYLYQQTPAVLNEASLLKFLDTQIRTLGTAACPPYHLAIVIGGTSAELNLKTVKLASTRYLDNLPGEGNKHGVAIRDREMEQKVLDLTRKMGIGAQFGGKYFCHDVRVIRLARHGASVPIGLGVSCSADRQAMGKITRDGVYLEQLETNPAQYLPEVEPTQLSGEVVPVDLNKGMAHTLATLTKHPVKTRVSLSGTLIVARDSAHAKLKERLDAGQGLPQYFKDFPVYYAGPAKTPTGMASGSFGPTTAGRMDSYVDLFQAAGGSMVMLAKGNRSQQVVDACRKHKGFYLGSIGGPAAILAKNNIRKVEVLEYPELGMEAIWRIEVENFPAFIVTDDKGNDFFSELKM; via the coding sequence ATGGTCGATTTCGTTTATCAGGACATGTTTCCGCTCGGCGACGATGCCACGCCGTACCGCAAGCTGACGTCGGATTTCGTCGGCACCACGACGCTCAACGGCGCCGAGGTGCTCACCGTCGATCCCGAAGCGATCACGACGCTGACCGCCGCCGCCTTCCACGACATCTCGCACCTGCTGCGGCCCGGCCATCTCAAGCAGCTCGCCTCGATCCTCGACGATGCCGAGGCGACGGCCAACGACAAGTACGTGGCGCTGGAGCTCCTGAAGAACGCCAACATCTCGGCCGGCGGCGTGCTGCCGATGTGCCAGGACACCGGCACCGCCATCGTCATGGGCAAGAAGGGCCAGCGGGTCTGGACCGGCGGCGGCGACGAGGCGGCGATCGCCAGGGGCGTGTTCAAGACCTACACCGAGACCAATTTGCGCTACTCGCAGGTCGCGCCGCTTTCGATGTTCAAGGAGGCGCAGACCGGCACCAACCTGCCGGCGCAGATCGAGATCTACGCCACCGAGGGCGACGCCTACAAATTCCTGTTCATCGCCAAGGGCGGCGGCTCGGCCAACAAGAGCTACCTCTACCAGCAGACGCCGGCGGTGCTGAACGAGGCCTCGCTGCTGAAGTTCCTCGACACCCAGATCCGCACGCTCGGCACCGCGGCCTGCCCGCCCTATCACCTCGCCATCGTCATCGGCGGCACCTCGGCCGAGCTGAACCTCAAGACGGTGAAGCTCGCCTCGACGCGCTACCTCGATAACCTGCCGGGAGAGGGCAACAAGCACGGCGTGGCCATCCGCGACCGCGAGATGGAGCAGAAGGTGCTCGATCTCACGCGCAAGATGGGCATCGGCGCGCAGTTCGGCGGCAAGTATTTCTGCCACGACGTGCGCGTGATCCGGCTGGCGCGGCACGGCGCTTCGGTGCCGATCGGGCTCGGCGTCTCCTGCTCCGCTGACCGCCAGGCCATGGGCAAGATCACCCGGGACGGCGTCTATCTCGAGCAGCTCGAGACCAACCCGGCGCAGTATCTGCCCGAGGTCGAGCCGACGCAGCTCTCCGGCGAGGTCGTGCCGGTCGATCTCAACAAGGGCATGGCGCACACCCTCGCGACGCTCACGAAGCATCCCGTGAAGACGCGCGTCAGCCTCAGCGGCACGCTGATCGTCGCGCGCGACTCCGCGCATGCCAAGCTCAAGGAGCGGCTCGACGCCGGCCAGGGCCTGCCGCAGTACTTCAAGGATTTCCCGGTCTACTACGCCGGTCCGGCCAAGACGCCGACGGGCATGGCCTCGGGCTCCTTCGGCCCAACCACCGCGGGCCGCATGGATTCCTACGTCGATCTGTTCCAGGCCGCCGGCGGCTCGATGGTGATGCTGGCCAAGGGCAACCGCAGCCAGCAGGTCGTCGACGCCTGCCGGAAGCACAAGGGCTTCTACCTCGGCTCGATCGGCGGCCCGGCCGCGATCCTGGCCAAGAACAACATCCGCAAGGTCGAGGTGCTGGAGTATCCCGAGCTCGGCATGGAAGCGATCTGGCGCATCGAGGTCGAGAACTTCCCGGCCTTCATCGTCACCGACGACAAGGGCAACGACTTCTTCAGCGAGCTGAAGATGTAG
- a CDS encoding AAA family ATPase yields MARTAPSLVGEALAAWILTRLDHENDFAREGLPRCNIDNLLQALVAGGLPAEQFSLALVGFDISEDKARASVTAAGLGDLAGVTTDLHVATKWRNDRGLHRRIIALARGYNPSVHGLRFFSRASSGELARYLLNWAEGVAEFTATPQHRSLLSKLRTERALAPLRSLEGISNFLAEWSTAPRGAIEAPRDALPALGLLADPQLFEADDIAKRLLHNLRVGERVTILSPGELRQRRLRAARYRDETTSNLVTQALDRLELYRRGDPHAGLTVQDADRLVTLPPDALPIVERPKDEPDDEQPDDDEQIHSDPDDPDLRDMAVDALLEGRDEDLATIGKALEDAWAEFDQNGDHLASNRETSRGVARIDEAVDPRIIDWVTGFCAADRFGGLMETDVSDLPQALARYAEFDPVFIDPAMVWRHNGLTYSIDQLLKAWDEVDAVKESCARPIEAMWRDFLAARSALAKDIRQLLIHPREWLDTHPEAKERCSQYLTATTELYKAIQQNYRAVWDQSREWAQTTLDAILSLDLVQVRIRRSDGGVSAKAVMLPLHPLHLWRYQRLGQVLRDLVHAGPLSDSDRKVIIEELRRPEQFLGVIRTGATPEAKGLDQLLPVANTICGLATFENLHNAVSSADGLETLILALDHYVLLYPNHPRPLRLTLVNPPEPARVLERLTKFLNDPRNNPSRLPALDVSIVATGKHRDRLMAASTLEGKAQDLVYEKVAAGRLELRVERDTYENLDRLIQTALSKRPQHLIAIFDESSIAVRRRRVERLLPMSPFCVRNEIVVDRMLGDISLSPHPGEPPFSDFVMMIHEFEQEQRDSTMIASADAERLRSTIDMLVLGDRPSAQWVLLADRALPAESGMKAIRLLERREGHRQLLLCAADYGRLATLMYAAFGSCNLTITDAGLGHVLRQGVNLIGAGLLDMIKKQSGLPDNAKVLGFVGMLLAARDVRKKHPGALVASVDGRIARLWLKLGPATGGERCDLIAVRRDADGSFRITCIEVKTTRDASLPDEAALVARAADQIERTADVLLNAVGGTGPFAAPRSEMLKEVLVRAAANRWGTDSDDVSQRKVWGPWLKDLFGDSPQPPIVHVDGEIVIVKLRSIDTAREAAVVGRKVPIMVRTITEALAEELFGKGFVHKISDPEPGGGGGPSGRGEGPEAHPKTPTTIDASATTPTSSGQTGSGSGTPSATRATDGVTILPSSTTQVPDSEAVAAKAIETPATRDEYGALSGQPWPPKVNALGMIGQDEIAHELDNQARKSRGWGERFLDKLFVGPAGVGKTTLARRIAEQLLQLEPVLFNGADLRRPDMIVERLVELGKIPASATGTVRVEPCLIFIDEIHAVSNAVATVLLSALDERRHTTVGNVIYDFRDVVFLLATTDPGKLSEAFQSRPDKTILRSYTLEEMAGIVWLHSIEKLGEPGLTRETCIEIAARMQCSPRPSVNILEPLVSSFYGTAEQELKRVPTKQEVAERMNVGTVARWFETSLGIDANGLASQHIEYLKLLRTRGAAAEEEIRRALGISNRADFVIISEYLARLDLVRVGPGGRSLTPDGRRYLSAPVTLDLRDRISRRIA; encoded by the coding sequence ATGGCCCGAACTGCGCCCTCACTGGTCGGCGAAGCGCTGGCTGCTTGGATTCTGACCCGACTTGATCATGAGAATGATTTCGCGCGGGAAGGCCTGCCGCGCTGCAATATCGACAACTTGCTACAGGCGCTCGTCGCAGGTGGCCTCCCCGCAGAGCAATTCTCGCTGGCGCTTGTCGGTTTTGACATCAGCGAGGACAAAGCCCGGGCCTCCGTTACCGCAGCAGGTCTCGGCGATCTCGCAGGCGTCACGACTGACCTCCACGTCGCGACGAAGTGGCGCAACGACCGCGGTCTCCATCGGCGGATCATCGCCTTAGCACGGGGATACAATCCGAGTGTCCACGGCTTACGCTTCTTCTCGCGAGCCTCGTCGGGCGAACTCGCCAGGTATCTCTTGAACTGGGCGGAGGGGGTAGCTGAGTTCACTGCTACACCCCAGCACCGCTCACTCCTCTCGAAACTCCGCACTGAACGTGCTTTGGCACCGCTTCGCTCGCTTGAAGGCATCTCGAACTTCCTGGCCGAATGGAGCACCGCACCGCGGGGCGCGATCGAGGCACCGCGTGACGCCTTGCCCGCGCTCGGGCTTTTGGCCGATCCGCAGTTGTTCGAAGCCGACGATATCGCCAAGCGCCTCCTCCACAATTTGCGCGTCGGCGAGCGCGTCACCATTCTCTCCCCCGGCGAACTCCGGCAGCGTCGGTTGCGAGCGGCGCGGTATCGCGACGAAACCACTTCGAACCTTGTCACGCAGGCGCTGGATCGATTGGAACTTTACCGCCGCGGCGATCCCCATGCGGGGCTAACCGTGCAGGACGCCGATCGACTCGTCACGCTACCTCCAGATGCTCTGCCGATTGTCGAGCGACCGAAGGACGAGCCGGATGACGAGCAGCCGGACGACGACGAGCAAATCCATTCTGATCCGGACGATCCGGATCTACGCGATATGGCGGTTGATGCGCTGCTCGAAGGCCGGGACGAGGACCTCGCCACGATCGGCAAGGCGCTTGAAGATGCCTGGGCGGAGTTCGATCAGAATGGCGATCATCTCGCATCCAATCGCGAGACCAGTCGGGGCGTAGCAAGGATTGACGAAGCAGTCGACCCTCGCATCATTGATTGGGTCACTGGTTTCTGTGCCGCCGATCGATTCGGCGGGCTCATGGAAACTGACGTTTCCGACTTACCTCAAGCGCTTGCGAGATACGCGGAGTTCGATCCTGTCTTCATTGATCCCGCAATGGTCTGGCGGCACAACGGTCTGACCTACTCGATCGACCAACTGCTCAAGGCTTGGGACGAAGTCGACGCAGTGAAGGAATCGTGCGCCCGTCCGATCGAAGCAATGTGGCGCGATTTTCTTGCTGCGCGCTCAGCATTGGCGAAAGACATTCGACAGCTTCTCATCCACCCCCGCGAATGGCTCGACACGCACCCCGAAGCGAAGGAGCGGTGCAGCCAGTATCTTACGGCGACCACCGAGCTCTACAAGGCGATCCAGCAGAACTACCGGGCGGTCTGGGATCAATCGAGGGAATGGGCACAGACGACGCTTGATGCAATCCTCTCGCTCGATCTGGTCCAGGTGCGGATCCGCCGCAGCGACGGCGGCGTAAGTGCAAAGGCGGTCATGTTGCCGCTGCATCCGCTTCACCTTTGGAGGTATCAACGCTTGGGCCAAGTCCTGCGCGATCTCGTCCACGCCGGGCCGCTGTCCGACAGCGACCGCAAGGTCATCATCGAGGAGTTGCGCAGGCCCGAGCAATTCCTCGGCGTTATTCGGACGGGTGCCACGCCGGAGGCAAAAGGTCTCGACCAGCTCTTGCCGGTTGCCAACACGATTTGTGGGCTCGCGACCTTCGAAAACCTACATAATGCCGTGAGCAGCGCAGATGGTCTCGAAACACTGATCTTGGCGCTCGATCACTACGTCCTTCTCTATCCGAACCATCCGCGGCCGCTTCGATTGACGCTTGTCAATCCGCCCGAACCGGCGCGCGTGCTAGAGCGGCTGACCAAGTTTCTAAACGACCCGCGCAACAATCCCTCTCGGTTGCCCGCACTAGACGTCTCGATCGTCGCCACCGGCAAGCATCGCGACCGCCTGATGGCGGCCTCCACGCTTGAGGGAAAGGCCCAGGATCTGGTCTATGAAAAGGTCGCGGCCGGCAGGCTAGAACTGCGCGTCGAGCGGGACACTTACGAGAACCTTGACCGCCTCATCCAAACCGCATTGTCCAAGCGGCCGCAACATCTCATTGCGATCTTTGACGAGTCTTCGATCGCCGTACGACGGCGGCGCGTCGAGCGACTGCTGCCGATGAGCCCATTTTGCGTCCGCAACGAAATCGTGGTCGACCGCATGCTGGGCGACATCAGCCTCAGCCCGCATCCCGGCGAGCCGCCTTTCTCGGACTTTGTGATGATGATTCATGAGTTCGAACAGGAGCAGCGTGATAGCACGATGATCGCATCCGCTGATGCCGAACGGCTCCGATCAACGATCGACATGCTGGTGCTTGGTGACCGGCCGTCGGCGCAATGGGTGCTGCTCGCCGATCGGGCCTTGCCTGCGGAGAGTGGCATGAAAGCAATCCGCTTGCTTGAGCGTAGAGAGGGGCACCGGCAGCTGCTGCTCTGCGCCGCAGACTATGGGCGATTGGCAACGCTCATGTACGCTGCCTTCGGCTCCTGCAACCTCACTATCACTGATGCCGGCTTGGGTCATGTACTGCGGCAGGGCGTCAACCTGATCGGTGCCGGATTGCTGGACATGATCAAGAAGCAGTCCGGGCTACCCGACAACGCGAAGGTACTGGGCTTTGTCGGAATGCTGCTCGCCGCTCGCGACGTGCGCAAGAAGCATCCCGGCGCTCTGGTGGCGTCGGTCGACGGACGTATTGCCCGGCTTTGGCTCAAGCTCGGGCCGGCAACAGGTGGTGAGCGCTGCGATCTGATCGCAGTCCGTCGCGACGCCGATGGGTCATTTCGGATCACCTGCATCGAGGTCAAGACCACGCGCGACGCGAGTCTGCCGGATGAAGCAGCCCTAGTGGCGCGCGCAGCCGACCAGATCGAGCGTACAGCGGATGTGCTGCTGAATGCCGTGGGCGGAACGGGCCCCTTTGCTGCGCCTCGTTCGGAAATGCTGAAGGAAGTTCTGGTTCGCGCCGCCGCCAATCGTTGGGGCACCGACAGCGACGATGTTTCCCAACGTAAGGTTTGGGGGCCATGGCTCAAGGATCTCTTCGGTGACAGCCCTCAACCGCCGATCGTTCATGTCGATGGCGAAATCGTCATCGTGAAGCTGCGCTCAATCGACACCGCCCGCGAGGCTGCGGTTGTCGGGCGGAAGGTGCCGATCATGGTCCGAACGATCACCGAGGCGCTCGCAGAAGAGCTGTTCGGCAAAGGCTTCGTGCACAAGATATCAGACCCTGAGCCTGGCGGAGGCGGCGGTCCCAGCGGCCGGGGTGAAGGACCGGAAGCTCACCCCAAGACTCCAACTACGATCGACGCTAGCGCGACGACGCCAACATCGTCCGGCCAGACCGGTTCAGGGAGCGGCACGCCGTCTGCGACGCGAGCCACGGATGGCGTGACGATCCTGCCATCATCCACCACTCAAGTCCCGGACAGCGAAGCGGTCGCAGCCAAGGCCATCGAGACTCCGGCTACTCGAGACGAGTACGGGGCGCTATCCGGACAGCCGTGGCCGCCGAAGGTTAATGCCTTGGGAATGATCGGCCAGGACGAGATTGCTCACGAGCTCGACAATCAAGCGCGCAAATCACGAGGATGGGGGGAGCGCTTCCTCGACAAGCTGTTCGTCGGGCCCGCAGGTGTTGGCAAGACAACGCTGGCACGACGGATCGCCGAACAACTGCTTCAGCTCGAACCAGTCCTCTTCAACGGTGCCGATCTCCGTCGGCCGGACATGATCGTCGAACGCCTAGTTGAGCTCGGTAAGATACCAGCGAGCGCCACAGGTACTGTGCGCGTAGAGCCGTGCCTCATTTTCATTGACGAGATCCATGCAGTCTCGAACGCGGTGGCAACCGTCTTGCTGAGTGCGCTCGACGAGCGCCGCCACACCACCGTCGGTAACGTGATCTACGATTTTCGTGATGTCGTCTTCCTGCTCGCAACAACCGACCCTGGAAAGCTCAGCGAGGCGTTTCAGAGCCGACCCGACAAAACCATACTCCGGTCGTACACACTTGAGGAGATGGCCGGGATCGTATGGCTCCACTCCATCGAGAAGCTTGGCGAACCCGGGTTAACCCGCGAAACCTGCATCGAGATAGCCGCTCGCATGCAATGCAGCCCCCGTCCCAGTGTCAACATCCTGGAGCCGCTGGTATCCAGCTTCTACGGAACAGCTGAGCAGGAGTTGAAGAGAGTGCCAACCAAGCAGGAGGTTGCGGAACGGATGAACGTTGGGACCGTAGCTCGCTGGTTTGAGACATCGCTTGGCATCGACGCAAACGGACTAGCTAGCCAGCACATTGAGTATCTCAAATTGCTGCGGACGCGGGGAGCTGCGGCGGAGGAGGAAATCCGCCGCGCGCTCGGAATATCAAACCGAGCAGATTTCGTAATCATTTCCGAGTATCTCGCACGCCTCGATCTGGTCCGCGTTGGCCCCGGTGGACGTAGCCTGACGCCTGATGGGCGGCGCTATCTCTCCGCACCGGTGACGCTCGACTTGAGAGATCGGATATCCAGAAGGATCGCATAA
- a CDS encoding DUF4338 domain-containing protein, with the protein MIDALETEIAWCRSATNLGKTALAYEACVRVLTDLARLRWRVIEQGYGFALENPKELVTGGSAQETIANKDSLRNELRPVVEEQRRHPAIIDFIAKMEGEDRLGRKSVRLLMAEGRELAQRLSKARDEGREALATAIRPYLQEADGTADAITGRRLREIWRYFRYSWSIPQVPTPGRQLLYLVRDAAHPAHPVIGIAALNNCPLEMGEKREAYIGWHLKTIIERFTKASFEGTEALDVEVRWLEQQIATSLEEIDWTNLVTPEQVAAPDDELIRRLARQGKDFAQRREALLREVIGADRDAFDPGHWSDEYAPPVDDDILQLEPKASVDVRMHSARKKLVAKKRATALSRLLSARITIARHREALTDPTLALTVLQIEAVRSAIHIILEALKGRRAGANLLEITTCGAIPPYSRLLGGKLVALLMLSPRIGADYRRNYSNPSIISSQMRNRPVTRDNALVYLGTTSLYVHGSSQYNRLRLPKGVIASDQVEIAFHPIGQTSGFGTLQFSQDTSRSIDAFLSAQNDFREVNSVFGEGTSPKLRKLKMGLRKLGYDPDKLLQHRQHRLIYAVPLFAEARDWLVERTSLLPGYLQFPEQYVDATKRIADFWCRRWLASRLNHEPTMRALPLDGFVPLGNLTRQETGESIE; encoded by the coding sequence ATGATTGATGCCCTCGAAACTGAGATCGCCTGGTGCCGGTCGGCAACAAATCTCGGCAAGACCGCGCTCGCCTATGAGGCTTGCGTCAGGGTGCTAACCGACCTTGCTCGTCTGCGCTGGCGGGTGATTGAACAAGGTTATGGCTTCGCGCTCGAAAATCCCAAGGAGCTGGTAACGGGAGGCTCCGCGCAAGAAACGATCGCCAACAAGGATTCCCTTCGCAACGAGCTTCGACCGGTCGTCGAGGAGCAACGTCGCCACCCCGCAATCATCGATTTCATTGCGAAGATGGAGGGTGAGGATCGACTGGGACGAAAAAGCGTCCGGCTGTTAATGGCGGAAGGGCGGGAGCTGGCCCAGCGTCTGTCGAAAGCAAGAGACGAAGGCAGAGAGGCTTTGGCCACTGCAATCCGGCCCTATCTTCAGGAGGCGGATGGCACCGCCGACGCGATCACCGGGCGCCGTCTCCGCGAGATCTGGCGGTATTTCCGCTATAGTTGGTCAATCCCGCAAGTGCCAACGCCGGGCCGCCAGCTTCTCTACCTCGTCCGCGATGCAGCTCATCCCGCGCACCCCGTGATCGGCATCGCGGCGCTCAACAATTGTCCGCTCGAGATGGGCGAGAAGCGAGAAGCCTATATCGGCTGGCATTTGAAGACCATCATTGAGCGCTTCACCAAGGCGTCGTTCGAGGGCACAGAAGCGCTGGATGTCGAGGTGCGATGGCTTGAGCAACAGATCGCGACATCGCTGGAAGAGATCGACTGGACCAATCTCGTCACGCCCGAGCAGGTCGCAGCGCCCGATGACGAACTCATACGTCGTTTGGCGCGCCAGGGTAAGGACTTCGCGCAGAGGCGAGAAGCTTTGTTGCGAGAGGTCATTGGTGCTGACCGCGATGCCTTTGATCCCGGCCATTGGTCCGACGAATATGCCCCACCGGTCGATGACGACATTCTACAGCTCGAGCCTAAGGCATCCGTAGATGTCCGGATGCACAGCGCTCGCAAGAAGCTAGTCGCCAAGAAACGCGCCACGGCACTTTCGCGGCTCTTGTCGGCGCGTATAACGATCGCGCGCCATCGCGAGGCTCTAACCGATCCCACGCTCGCCCTCACCGTGCTTCAAATCGAAGCCGTGCGCAGCGCCATCCACATAATCCTCGAGGCGCTCAAGGGTCGCCGTGCGGGCGCAAATCTGCTGGAAATTACTACATGCGGCGCGATCCCGCCTTACAGTCGGCTCTTGGGTGGCAAGCTCGTCGCGCTGCTCATGCTGAGCCCGCGCATCGGCGCAGACTACCGGCGCAATTACAGCAACCCGTCGATCATTTCGTCTCAAATGCGAAACCGGCCGGTCACGCGAGACAATGCCCTAGTTTACCTCGGCACGACCAGCCTCTACGTGCACGGTTCAAGCCAATATAACAGGCTGCGTCTTCCGAAGGGGGTAATCGCTTCCGATCAGGTCGAGATCGCATTCCATCCAATAGGCCAAACTTCGGGATTCGGAACGCTCCAGTTCTCCCAGGATACCAGCCGTTCGATCGACGCTTTTCTTTCCGCGCAAAACGACTTTCGCGAAGTGAACAGTGTCTTTGGTGAAGGCACCAGTCCGAAGCTCCGAAAGCTAAAGATGGGGTTGCGGAAACTTGGATACGATCCTGACAAGCTGCTACAGCATCGCCAGCACCGTCTGATCTACGCCGTGCCGCTGTTCGCGGAAGCTCGTGATTGGCTCGTCGAGCGCACGTCGTTGCTCCCTGGCTACCTTCAATTTCCGGAGCAGTATGTCGATGCTACCAAGCGAATCGCCGACTTCTGGTGTCGCCGCTGGCTCGCTAGCCGACTCAACCACGAACCAACCATGCGCGCCTTACCGCTGGACGGCTTTGTGCCCTTAGGCAATCTAACGAGACAAGAAACGGGAGAATCGATTGAATGA